The Peribacillus sp. FSL E2-0218 genome contains a region encoding:
- a CDS encoding YlbE-like family protein, translating to MRQNIYEFIQTNEDMRNYLRVQPAWYKRLMRNPHEVDVFETEAKYYFEKSIPHRVSKFSESVQVASMMLHMFQAMNAPGE from the coding sequence ATGCGTCAGAATATATATGAATTCATTCAAACGAATGAAGATATGCGAAATTACTTGAGAGTTCAACCTGCTTGGTACAAAAGATTAATGCGTAATCCTCATGAAGTGGATGTTTTCGAAACTGAGGCTAAATATTATTTCGAGAAGTCGATTCCTCATCGTGTTTCTAAATTTTCCGAAAGCGTTCAGGTTGCCTCGATGATGCTTCATATGTTTCAAGCCATGAACGCTCCCGGTGAATGA
- a CDS encoding YlbD family protein produces MAKKKRPSVDGFREFVKKHPYLVNEVRNKQATWQELFEEWYLLGEDHPRWQAEVGMNQPVVNAGSPTQPVEKEESTELIGTIMSAVKNMDMGQIQQYIVNANQAIGAIQGVLSAFQGNKSGGESSPPAKEKEQRTNPFLFTKD; encoded by the coding sequence ATGGCAAAAAAAAAGCGCCCCTCCGTGGATGGATTTAGGGAGTTTGTCAAGAAGCACCCTTATTTAGTGAATGAAGTGAGAAACAAGCAAGCAACATGGCAGGAACTTTTTGAGGAATGGTATTTACTCGGTGAGGATCATCCGCGCTGGCAGGCTGAAGTCGGCATGAATCAACCTGTTGTGAATGCAGGATCTCCAACACAGCCGGTGGAAAAGGAAGAAAGTACGGAGTTGATCGGTACGATAATGAGTGCAGTCAAAAATATGGATATGGGGCAGATTCAACAATATATTGTGAATGCCAACCAGGCGATCGGAGCCATCCAAGGAGTTCTATCTGCTTTTCAGGGAAATAAATCAGGGGGTGAATCGAGCCCTCCTGCAAAAGAAAAAGAGCAGAGAACCAACCCTTTTTTATTCACAAAAGATTAA
- a CDS encoding YlbG family protein, which translates to MLGARQGIIVYLHTLKQAKMLRKFGNIHYVSKKLKYVVLYTNMDEVEPLVEKLNNYSFVKKVDLSYKPFLKVEYENSKPDKAKEYDYKMGI; encoded by the coding sequence ATGCTTGGAGCGAGACAAGGAATCATCGTCTATTTACATACATTAAAACAAGCGAAAATGCTTAGGAAATTTGGAAATATCCATTATGTTTCGAAAAAACTGAAATATGTGGTCCTATATACGAATATGGATGAGGTGGAGCCCTTAGTGGAAAAGCTGAACAATTATTCGTTCGTAAAAAAAGTGGACCTCTCTTATAAGCCATTCTTGAAGGTGGAATACGAAAACTCCAAACCGGATAAGGCGAAGGAATATGATTATAAGATGGGGATTTGA
- the rsmD gene encoding 16S rRNA (guanine(966)-N(2))-methyltransferase RsmD has protein sequence MRVVSGICKGRPLKAVPGTGTRPTTDKVKESIFNMIGPYFEGGLVLDLFAGSGGLGIEALSRGMDKAIFVDRDFKANQTVKSNLELCKFTDRAEVYKNDSERALKALVKREMAFELIFLDPPYKKQKLVEILEEIHKYRLLSDMGYIVCEHGHDVTLPESVAGFTVKRKEVYGVIAVTIYHWGNVHEQGEL, from the coding sequence ATGAGGGTCGTTTCCGGTATTTGTAAAGGAAGACCACTTAAGGCTGTACCGGGTACAGGAACCCGGCCGACTACGGATAAAGTGAAGGAATCCATCTTTAATATGATTGGACCTTATTTCGAAGGAGGTTTAGTCCTCGATTTGTTTGCAGGTAGCGGCGGCCTTGGAATTGAAGCGTTAAGCAGGGGCATGGATAAAGCCATATTTGTCGATCGCGACTTTAAAGCAAATCAAACGGTTAAATCCAATTTGGAGCTATGTAAGTTTACAGACCGTGCAGAAGTTTATAAAAATGATTCAGAGCGTGCTTTGAAAGCCTTGGTCAAGAGGGAAATGGCGTTTGAGTTAATTTTTCTTGATCCGCCGTATAAGAAACAAAAGCTAGTGGAAATTTTGGAAGAAATACATAAATACCGATTACTGAGCGATATGGGGTATATCGTTTGTGAACATGGACATGACGTTACGTTGCCGGAAAGTGTTGCCGGCTTTACCGTTAAGCGGAAAGAAGTGTATGGCGTCATTGCTGTTACGATATATCACTGGGGAAACGTACACGAACAGGGGGAACTATGA
- the ylbJ gene encoding sporulation integral membrane protein YlbJ, which produces MLKSKSKTILLAAFVTMLAVGLITFPQESFEASTGGLNMWWKIVFPSLLPFLILSELLISFGVVKFIGVMLEPFMRPLFRVPGVGGFVWAMGLASGFPAGAKFTVRLRQEEQLTRIEAERLVCFTNSSNPLFLFVAVAVGFFHNPHLGIILALSHYLGNFCVGIIMRFYRRKEEKSHPKSMTKLPSIRQAFSEMHRTRIKETRPFGSLLGDAVLSSIQTLLMIGGFIILFSVVNKLLFHMNITVLLATWVGGVLHIVHFPDSLSLPFISGMFEMTLGSKLTSAVGNASLFQQTVMTSFILAFNGFSIQAQVASIIASTDIRFLPFFLARVAHGFLASMITVLLWVPFYRGNMDSGSPVHAFPVSNTGEQASSLYQYMIDFGPILTLLFLVLYIIIFTKRLFKGLS; this is translated from the coding sequence TTGCTTAAATCAAAATCGAAAACAATACTGTTGGCCGCCTTCGTCACGATGCTGGCCGTCGGCTTGATCACCTTCCCCCAAGAATCCTTTGAAGCTTCCACAGGCGGGCTGAATATGTGGTGGAAAATCGTTTTCCCTTCCCTTTTACCATTTTTGATTTTATCGGAGCTATTGATCAGTTTTGGAGTAGTGAAGTTTATCGGTGTCATGCTCGAACCATTCATGCGGCCCTTATTCCGTGTACCCGGAGTGGGCGGGTTCGTCTGGGCCATGGGACTTGCATCAGGGTTCCCTGCTGGTGCAAAATTCACGGTAAGGCTTCGCCAGGAGGAACAATTGACCCGCATTGAAGCTGAAAGACTCGTTTGTTTCACTAATTCATCCAATCCTTTGTTTTTGTTCGTTGCCGTTGCCGTAGGCTTTTTCCACAATCCTCATTTGGGGATCATCCTTGCACTCTCCCACTACCTGGGGAATTTTTGTGTAGGCATCATCATGCGTTTTTACCGGCGGAAAGAGGAAAAATCCCATCCGAAATCCATGACCAAGCTCCCCTCCATTAGACAAGCCTTTAGCGAGATGCACCGGACACGAATTAAGGAAACAAGACCCTTTGGCAGTTTGCTCGGAGACGCCGTACTCTCATCGATTCAAACCTTATTAATGATCGGAGGTTTCATCATTCTCTTTTCGGTAGTCAACAAGCTTCTGTTTCACATGAATATTACCGTACTGCTCGCAACATGGGTCGGAGGGGTATTACATATTGTTCATTTTCCGGATTCCTTAAGCCTCCCGTTCATTTCAGGAATGTTTGAAATGACGCTCGGTTCAAAGTTGACCAGCGCCGTCGGAAATGCGAGTCTTTTCCAACAGACAGTTATGACAAGCTTCATCCTAGCTTTCAACGGGTTCAGCATACAGGCACAGGTTGCCAGCATCATAGCATCGACCGACATTCGTTTCTTGCCGTTTTTCCTTGCCAGAGTAGCACATGGTTTTTTGGCATCGATGATCACCGTCTTGCTTTGGGTACCATTCTATAGAGGCAATATGGATAGCGGCAGCCCGGTGCATGCCTTCCCAGTCAGCAATACAGGGGAACAGGCAAGCTCCCTATATCAATATATGATTGATTTCGGTCCGATCCTTACCCTGCTTTTTCTCGTCCTTTATATCATCATTTTCACGAAAAGGTTATTCAAAGGACTATCATAA
- a CDS encoding PaaI family thioesterase, translated as MMDSGDVIREFQKLAESADATELSILSGLISGLKARREQRKYSYISSLLQLNKNICTDGTRLTMTMPNTPLVHNELNITHGGMIATLIDTAMGTLASSTVPKGHATVTTDIQVRYVKPAIGDSLTCTCELIHTGSKTIIIVGKVHRDDGELCAVSTGNFFILKMQDARK; from the coding sequence ATGATGGATTCAGGTGATGTGATCAGAGAATTTCAAAAGCTGGCAGAGTCAGCGGATGCAACAGAGTTATCCATTTTATCCGGATTAATCTCCGGACTAAAAGCAAGAAGGGAGCAAAGGAAATATTCCTATATTTCCAGCCTGCTCCAGTTAAATAAGAATATATGCACCGACGGGACGAGACTTACGATGACCATGCCCAACACGCCTCTTGTACATAATGAATTGAACATTACCCATGGAGGCATGATAGCCACTCTTATTGATACGGCCATGGGGACGCTGGCAAGCTCGACCGTTCCAAAAGGCCATGCAACGGTGACTACGGATATCCAGGTCAGATATGTTAAACCAGCCATCGGTGATTCATTGACATGCACATGCGAATTAATCCATACCGGAAGCAAAACGATCATCATCGTGGGGAAGGTCCACCGTGATGATGGGGAACTGTGTGCTGTATCCACGGGAAATTTTTTCATCTTGAAAATGCAAGATGCCAGAAAATGA
- a CDS encoding YlbF family regulator yields MLATMEIIDILQQADGLAEMILHSEIGEEYLLSLYKLQSDKEAQQKISKFTSLKDLFEDVQRFGKYHPDYKRINLETREAKRDMDMHSTVADFKRAETELQSVLDEISGRIGRAVSEQVKTPAGNPFFVSSGGCSTGSCGTGGSCGCSA; encoded by the coding sequence ATGCTTGCTACTATGGAAATCATCGACATTCTGCAACAGGCTGATGGATTAGCTGAAATGATCCTTCATTCTGAAATAGGAGAAGAATATCTCCTTAGTTTATATAAATTACAGAGCGACAAAGAGGCACAGCAAAAAATCTCGAAGTTCACTTCTTTGAAGGATCTATTCGAGGATGTCCAAAGGTTCGGTAAATATCATCCGGATTATAAACGCATCAACTTAGAAACGAGAGAGGCAAAACGGGATATGGATATGCACTCTACCGTTGCCGATTTCAAAAGGGCGGAGACCGAACTGCAATCCGTTCTTGATGAAATCAGCGGAAGGATCGGCCGCGCGGTTTCGGAGCAAGTCAAAACGCCTGCGGGCAATCCATTTTTTGTCTCTTCGGGTGGGTGTTCAACCGGAAGCTGTGGCACTGGAGGAAGCTGCGGGTGCTCTGCCTAA
- a CDS encoding CAP domain-containing protein → MLIIIFFVIGIYLNIGNEDEGNPLIDGNKGVNPNEHINEKSNSPEKGRAPKATEGLAVTIGKNAKEIEEEFGEPDRIDLSAYGYEWWVYKKDYSHYIQLAIESGKVVSAYGIGEKVNVAPFKIGQTLDGIYSSLYVEPTVDIEVDDSSYRFELSEEDMNMRPLIKLGNIHVQLYLDKFTGTVSSIRFLNDSALLKQQPYELTYHGKLPSAETLSEEDLKKVDDGNEQQIFDITNIMRSRFDLKPLEWEGPTAEVAYLHSREMTDSIEGTHVSEAKGDLEKRLDAGHVTYKAAGENIAAKYVDAAAVMEGWLNSKGHRDTMLSEEFTGLGVGVYNKYYTQNFIKK, encoded by the coding sequence AATGAAGATGAAGGGAACCCTCTTATTGATGGTAATAAAGGTGTTAATCCCAATGAACATATAAATGAAAAGTCCAATTCCCCCGAAAAGGGAAGGGCGCCTAAAGCAACGGAAGGGTTGGCCGTGACAATCGGGAAAAATGCAAAAGAGATCGAAGAGGAGTTCGGTGAGCCAGATCGGATTGATCTGTCGGCCTACGGATATGAATGGTGGGTTTATAAAAAGGACTATAGCCACTACATTCAACTAGCCATTGAATCTGGAAAAGTGGTATCGGCTTACGGAATCGGTGAGAAGGTTAATGTCGCGCCATTCAAGATCGGGCAAACCCTTGATGGCATCTATTCCAGCTTATATGTAGAACCTACGGTCGATATTGAGGTTGACGATAGTTCCTATCGTTTTGAATTGTCTGAGGAAGATATGAATATGAGGCCGTTGATCAAACTTGGGAACATTCATGTTCAGCTGTATTTGGATAAATTCACAGGGACCGTATCAAGCATCCGATTTTTAAATGATTCCGCCCTTTTGAAGCAACAGCCCTATGAGTTGACCTATCATGGTAAACTTCCGAGCGCTGAGACTTTATCCGAAGAGGACTTGAAGAAGGTGGATGATGGGAATGAACAGCAAATTTTTGATATCACCAATATCATGCGCAGCAGGTTCGATTTGAAGCCTCTGGAATGGGAAGGTCCTACAGCGGAGGTTGCTTATCTTCATAGCAGGGAAATGACCGACTCGATTGAAGGAACACATGTTTCCGAAGCGAAAGGCGACTTGGAAAAACGGCTTGATGCTGGTCATGTTACATACAAGGCAGCAGGTGAGAATATTGCCGCTAAATATGTAGACGCAGCAGCGGTGATGGAAGGCTGGCTTAATAGCAAGGGTCATCGTGATACGATGCTGAGTGAGGAATTCACCGGTCTAGGGGTCGGCGTTTATAACAAATATTACACCCAGAATTTCATAAAAAAATAA
- the coaD gene encoding pantetheine-phosphate adenylyltransferase, whose translation MSKIAICPGSFDPITFGHLDIIQRGANVFDEVYVVIVNNSAKNSLFSVEERLELITEATKHMPNVKVDFYQGLTVDYAESVSANAIIRGLRATSDFEYEMQGTSMNRFLNNKIESFFIMTKNQYSFLSSSIVKEVAKYGGDISELVPPVVQEALAKKYAQQ comes from the coding sequence ATGTCCAAAATAGCGATTTGTCCAGGGAGTTTTGATCCAATAACATTCGGTCATCTTGATATCATTCAAAGGGGAGCCAATGTTTTCGATGAGGTATATGTCGTCATCGTGAATAATTCAGCGAAGAATTCCCTTTTTTCAGTGGAAGAAAGGCTGGAATTGATTACGGAAGCTACGAAACATATGCCTAATGTTAAAGTGGATTTCTATCAAGGATTGACGGTCGACTATGCTGAAAGCGTTTCCGCCAACGCCATTATCAGGGGATTACGGGCGACTTCCGACTTTGAATACGAAATGCAGGGAACTTCCATGAACCGCTTCCTTAACAATAAAATTGAGTCATTCTTTATCATGACTAAAAATCAATATTCTTTCTTGAGTTCAAGTATCGTGAAAGAGGTCGCGAAATATGGAGGAGATATCTCCGAACTAGTTCCGCCTGTTGTCCAGGAAGCCCTTGCCAAAAAGTACGCACAACAGTAA